The nucleotide window GTCGTGCATTTCGCAGTTCCTGTCATCGTTGAGCCCTTTGAGCTTTGGTAGTTTTGCTTCCGGGTTTGTCACATTGTCCTTCTTGCGAAGGAAAAAATGTACGGTCTTTCTCATTGGTGCTCATTCTGTTTATTGTCAAGACTTCAGTAGTGAAAGCGCTTATGTTTGATGGGTTCAGGAGGAGAGAGTTGCTCCGAGCTAGCGATATATTTATATCCGTGTGTCGTCCTGATTGAGTGGTTTAGGAAATCATAATCACTGTGGCCCAGGGCGCAAACCGGAACCAAATCAATGAATCCAGTCACTGACTTTCGAAGTCAGCAGTGATAGTCTGGCTACAACTCAGTGATTCTTGAGGGCTAGAGTCGAATGACTGCAAATATATGAATCACAACCACTATGACCATGAGCATTCCTAGAATCGGACCTGTTGCAAATCGAAATATACGTtcattataaaaaaaaaagcgaGCAAATACATCTGATATTTTATGCACCTATCTAAGATCTCTTAGAAAGTTTCGTACTTAACAGTTCTTTACTTGTTCACTATCCTCGTTTGACAGGTATGCTATGATCACCATTGATCGCCAATCGCGCCCAAGAGCTCAGTTTGCCATTGATCTTGCCACTCCGCCAGGGATGATGCGAAAAGCTGTACATTTCCCTACGAGTCATTGTGACTCTCCCTGAACTGACACGTCCTCTGATCAGGGACTCGGTTTGGTCTCCGTATCAGGACTTCCTGATCGGCCAGCGAATATCGGTTCACCATAGCAAAACGTCAGTGATAGTTTTTGGGTGTAGGTATATATGTTGGAGATTTCTCTCCTGTCCAAAAGGCACCAGGATCACTCTACACAAAccaaatattttttaaaagcaCAGCAATATACATGATCGCTTTACAACGTACAAAGACGAACAAGAGTAGCCTTAAAATGCCCGAGCTGTCCAGGACGATCATTTTTACCCGAAAGGGTAATGAAGCCGGGGACCAAGAAAAGGTCCAAGAACTTGCAAACGAGTGGAAAGCACAGGGTATCAAGGTTGAAGTCAATCCCGATGAGATCACTTTCACTATACCACCTGGACAGCCTGCAAGTGATTACATAGTAAAGCACTTTCGAGCTACTATGGAGAAGGAGGGGCTGTGGGATGATTGGAAGGAAGGCCGCAAATAAACTAGAAGCCAAGAATCTTTGGTTTCGACAAGAAAGGTGGGCATAGGAGTTGGTCGAAAGAACCATGCTAGGCGCATAACCACTCGGCTCTCTCCATACGACACTTCAGATACCTAAATTAAAAGGATTACGCAAGAAACATATGCGTTATGTTTACCATGCttcttaactatataatttactaacttGGAACATACTATACTACTTGTCGTCTGAAACAAGGGGATGCATTGTATTTATACGACAAACCGTTTCGCTATGCCTCTCAAAGCATGGCTTCATGACAACTACCGGACAAATGAAGGAACTGCATACAGATAAGCGAGCTCGTTCGAATCATAATTGAACTGGTTTAATTTGACGTAAGACATTCGTTCAAAAGTTGATTTTGCTCTACCTGGTTCAACGAGGAAAAAATACAGCAAGGGGTACATCACTGAATAACCATGTTAGGCATTATCTTGCGAATGTTGTGAAACAACTTGATGCTTGAAAAAATAACCTGAATTAGCCAATGATATTACACCGGGCTAACCCTGGTTTTGGAAGAATCTCTCATTGTGTAACTTCGAAAGTAGCCCTCGTGGCGTAGTCCCATTGGTATACTGGGTTATGGGTGCTGAAACCCAGCGGGACGACCAGAACTGTGCGACAacatagttattattaaagtccCACTAACCCCTCTCAGGGAGAGTGAAGTTTCAACTAAGATCCCAGTACAAACCTTTTACTCTAGTCCTGACAGAGTTTCAGTGCCGCGCTGCTTTTTGTTTAAGTCTGCGCCTCGCATCACCAGGACGTCAACCTCTGAAAGATTATCTTGACAATACCGAGGTAAACAGCATTGCTTACCAGCATTAACTGGCATGAATGGAAACAAAGAGACTGTGGAGATGAAGTTTTGCGGTTCAAAATTGAGCCAAGCTAACAGTAAAGGTCAGTATGTCCTCGGCAGTCGTACCAACTTGCTACACATTCGGGTATCCTCGAATATCACTGACGACCCATTGATTCTTCAAGACTCCAATAGAAGATTGGTAGCTTGGGCAAGCGGCCCAGGCTGGCAAAGCAAAGACCTTTGTACACAATGTCAATCCGTCAATCTGACCCAGATATGTTCGAAGGGTAGTCTCTACGGAACTGGCGGTACTGACGTCTTCCTACATATTTCTGAGACTTCCACATGCCCTTCGTGCCGGTTCCTCACTTCACAGTTGCATCGAAAGGAGATTGCTGCCAAATCACAAGATCCAATAACAGTGCAACTCAACAGGTCCATCTTTGACGGAATAGATCACGTTGTTATGCGACTCAATAACCAATTGGAATATATTCTACAGATAACTGACAAGGATATGCCTGAGGCGCCAGGCAGAATTGGGCAGTATCGACAGGTGGATCCGAAACAGGTTGATTATCACATGATTAGGAACTGGATTGCCCATTGTTGCAGCACTCATGGGAAATCGTGCCAGATGCTTACAGCAATTCCGTTGCAGATCCCCAAGTTCAGGCTACTGGActgcaaggccaagactgtGGTGGAGTTGACGGCGTTTGTTGAATATGTTGCCCTCAGTTACGTATGGGGTTCCTCGTCTAATCTCAACGAAAGCGATCGAGCCGTCATGTCTAAGGCCGTGATCAAAGACGCCATTCATGTCACAATACAGCTCGGGTTTCGATATATATGGATTGATCAGCTGTGTATTGATCAAACAAACACTCAAGACATGAACTGCCAGTTGGGTCAGATGAATACTATCTGTACGTCCTCGAGAACGACACGAACGTGAGGTTCGGAAAAACAGCTAACCGGGCCTTAGACAACCAAGCAAGTGTCACCATAATAGCTGCCGCGGGTGAGAGTTCATTGCACGGTTTACCCGGTGTAGGGCAATGCCCCCGTACAATTCCAAACACCTTCACCCTCAACGGAACGACGTGGAGATACAAGCCCATAGCGTTTACAAATCACGTGGGCGCCTCGAAATGGTCAACTAGGGGTTGGACATACCAGGAAGCAGTGTTCTCTCGCAGGTGCGTCATCTTTGCTGATGATCAGGTCTTCTACCAATGTGGAAGCATGACCTGTGCCGAGGAATTGATACATGACTTTGAAAGCTGCGAACGTGTAGTTTTCCCTATCTTTGAGCGTATTCTATACGAAGACTCAGATAGCGGGGTATATTTACCAAGTAGCTGGAGATTCATGACAAACCTGGAAGCATACTCCAAGCGTGAACTTACATACGACTCTGATGTGCTGAGAGCAATGGAGGGCATTTTCGGCTTCTATGCCCAGCTAGAACCATCAGTAGAACAGTACTGGGGTCTGCCACTACGATGGGTTGGCTGTCAACTCTCAAACCTGGATAGGAAAGATGTTTACCATGTTGCAAAAGCGAAGTATAATGATGTCGTGGGAGCTCTTCTCTGGGCAATGCTATGGGAGCCACGATGGAGTGAAATAGACATTCCAAAGACTGGATTTGCCAAGAGGGACGGCTTTCCAACATGGTCATGGTCTGGCTGGAAAGTCGAAGTGAGATGGAACTTCTTGGACAACGCCGAGCATTTAGAGAAAAGCTTCACAGTGCCTGTATTTGCGGAAACAACAGCAGGAGGACTTGTGGAACTCAACGACACACTTGCACGGTCGCTTGCTTCCGGTCAATCTTACCCAACTTTGGGGTTGACCTATATCTTGAGAATCACTACCAAGGTTTTCGATGTGCCTTTCATGGAACTCGCGCCCTATAGGCCCACGAGAACCTGGGCAAAGAGCAATTCATTTCCTACCAGACGCAAAAGCCAGCACTGGGTCACCATGGATGATCACCCCCTTGAAGGCAGATGGACTCATTTTGTTGTTCAAAAGAGCATTGGGACGCCTCAAAGAGGGATTGTGTGGTCGCTCGATCTTACAAGTGGCGGGGCGAC belongs to Fusarium musae strain F31 chromosome 9, whole genome shotgun sequence and includes:
- a CDS encoding hypothetical protein (EggNog:ENOG41), yielding MPELSRTIIFTRKGNEAGDQEKVQELANEWKAQGIKVEVNPDEITFTIPPGQPAIKHFRATMEKEGLWDDWKEGRK